The Penicillium digitatum chromosome 6, complete sequence genome contains the following window.
TAGCAGTGAACTCGCTGTTAGCTTGAATGTCGAAATTGGCAAATTGAAGGAAAGGATCATCTTGGAAATCGCACAGCAGGTGTGCTAAGGACAGAGAACAACTTAAGGGGGTCCAGATCTTCTGCGAGGTTTCTGAAAGTAGTCAGAATCACGTGTTCTAGCGATTTGAACGAGGATATCGGGGAGCTCGGCACTTGTGGCCTTCGTAAAGAGGATTCCAAGCCTCGTTCGCAAGCTATTTCAATATTTGAATCGGAAATTCGTTGCCTGTTTCTAGATACCTACTTTCCACGGGCTGTGAACTTTGTATACTTCGTTTCTTGACTTGTCCACCCTTGAACATCCCGCGCGAACCACGACCTCATCCAACCGGAGCTTCGGTAGCACTAGGGCAACAATGGCCCCTCTGCGTCTAAAAGTTGAGGGACAGTCTTTTCGAGACCCTCACAATCGGGAGATTACACTTAGGGGGATTAACGTTGCCGCTGATGCGAAATACCCAAAGACACCCGACATCCCCACATACATCGCCGAGAAGTTCTTTGATGCAGACAATATCTCATTTGTTGGACGACCTTTTCCACTGGAAGATGCTCATGTTCATTTCAAGCGGCTTCGAAAATGGGGTTACAACACTATCAGGTACATCTTTACATGGGAAGCCATTGAGCATGCTGGACCGGGGATTTACGACCATGAGTGGATTGAATTCACCATAAAGGTCCTCCGTATAGCCAAACAATACGACTTCTGGGTCTTTATGGATCCACATCAGGATGTGGTTAGTATATGTGATAACCCAGGCAAAGAACTCACAAACCTCGTGCTAATTAGCCCCTTCTTAGTGGTCTAGATTCTCCGGGGGCTCTGGGGCGCCGATGTGGACGCTCTATGCAGCGGGACTAAACCCAAAAACCTTCAAAAAAACGGAAGCCGCCTTAGTTCAGAACACATACGATATCCCCGCGGAGTTTCCCAAGATGATTTGGAGCACAAATTACACTAGACTGGTTTGTCAAACCATGTTTACTTTGTTTTGGGCTGGACGGGACTTTGCTCCCAAGGCAGTCATTGATGGATTGAACATTCAAGATTATCTCCAGAACCACTTTATTGACGCATGTGCATTTTTAGCACGGAGAATCCATGAAGTGGGTGATCTTGATGGCGAAGTTATCATTGGCTGGGAGAGCATGAATGAGCCTCATCGCGGCATAATTGGTGTGCAAGACATTTCGGTTATTCCGCCGGAGCAGCAACTTCAACTTGGTACTTCACCGACAGCATTCCAAGCAATGCTCACTGGCTCAGGCAAGGCCTGCGAGCAGACAACATGGGCGTTTGGAAACTTCGGACCTTACAAGACTGGTACAAACCTGGTGGATCCGGCAGGTGAGATAGCTTGGTTGCCAGCTGACCACGATGACACCAAATATGGCTGGCAACGTGATCCTGGATGGAGACTTGGAGAGTGCATCTGGGCTCAGCATGGAGTTTGGGATCCGTCTACAGATACCCTTCTACAAAGGGGTTACTTTTCAAAGAACCCTCAAACAGGCGAGCCACTTGACTATGAGAAATTTACCAACTCTTATTTCTTGGATCATTACCGAGCATACAAAAATGCCATTCGAGGAATCTGGTCTGATGCAATAATGTTTTGCCAGCCACCTGTGATGGAGATACCGCCAGATGTCAAAGGCACTGCAGACGATGACCCCAACATGGTTCA
Protein-coding sequences here:
- a CDS encoding Glycosyl hydrolase, putative, yielding MAPLRLKVEGQSFRDPHNREITLRGINVAADAKYPKTPDIPTYIAEKFFDADNISFVGRPFPLEDAHVHFKRLRKWGYNTIRYIFTWEAIEHAGPGIYDHEWIEFTIKVLRIAKQYDFWVFMDPHQDVWSRFSGGSGAPMWTLYAAGLNPKTFKKTEAALVQNTYDIPAEFPKMIWSTNYTRLVCQTMFTLFWAGRDFAPKAVIDGLNIQDYLQNHFIDACAFLARRIHEVGDLDGEVIIGWESMNEPHRGIIGVQDISVIPPEQQLQLGTSPTAFQAMLTGSGKACEQTTWAFGNFGPYKTGTNLVDPAGEIAWLPADHDDTKYGWQRDPGWRLGECIWAQHGVWDPSTDTLLQRGYFSKNPQTGEPLDYEKFTNSYFLDHYRAYKNAIRGIWSDAIMFCQPPVMEIPPDVKGTADDDPNMVHAVHFYDGLTLLTKHWNRLYNVDVIGVLRGKYLTPAFALKVGETAIRNCLRDQLKFLRDESRKYMGSHPVVFTEIGIPYDMDDKNAYKTGDYSSQTSAMDANHFALEGSTSNGFTLWVYVTQNNHEWGDQWNGEDLSIYSRDDLELPAGSTTRPPDPHSPAYSESQSSGAEPNVGPRNLKGALSTPSISSDRSQPSLREQQGYRAAEAYLRPSPTYVSGKLDSHVFDLKNCAFTLSLTAKGATTATAPTEIYLPEFHFPESNIVVAVSGGKWDIDVQDVQGVRIQRLRWWHAEGEQDIKIEGIKRKPGEFASPGGADTSYLGQCQNGQCVMM